One region of Seriola aureovittata isolate HTS-2021-v1 ecotype China chromosome 15, ASM2101889v1, whole genome shotgun sequence genomic DNA includes:
- the LOC130182739 gene encoding uncharacterized protein LOC130182739 — MDKYMLLNSEELEELEEPDFRIVLVGKTGAGKSATGNTILQKKAFQSEMSADTVTSECQKETGEFEGQKLEVVDTPGLFDPSKSQAKVTKEIVKSMSMAAPGPHVFLVVIQLRRFTKEEEETVKIIQMVFGEEAARYTMVLFTHGDELNVEGVSIEKVIGKNKALHDFLRQCHGGYHVFNNRDKDPSQVRELLDKINEMVQKNGGSYYTNETLQEAERAIKEEMERLQEENPGLEPGEARRRAEKDNGFILAVLQGACAGVKFGASVGGALAAEIGAAVGLVGGPVGALVGAAVGAAVGAGVGAAVVAINAAVKKAPSCRKRRDSKDHPPVFRLVLVGKTGAGKSSSGNTILGRDAFNAAVSQTSVTRQCRKKKGKVFNREVTIVDTPGLFDTSLPASTVKREIAKCINMSAPGPHAILLVIKVGPFTNEEQDAVKQVEEVFGKDAWKYTIILFTQDDQTAAEVERQLKESGPELQEILRRVNHRYHILNNNKTNERGQVLDLLDKVEKMVAANGGEFYSNYTYQQVVTMLDQREEELRELYQKKLEQEVKAVESKYEEKLKEAREERQQVEERLKSELEEVKRYYHALESGVRHVVEQTVETDSLEKIVKFHQTLRLN; from the exons ATGGACAAATACATGTTATTGA ATTCAGAGGAGTTAGAGGAGTTAGAGGAGCCAGACTTCAGGATTGTGCTTGTTGGGAAAACTGGAGCAGGGAAAAGTGCAACAGGAAACACCATCTTACAGAAGAAGGCTTTTCAATCTGAAATGTCTGCTGACACAGTGACATCAGAGTGTCAGAAGGAAACAGGAGAGTTTGAAGGTCAAAAACTGGAGGTTGTTGATACTCCAGGTCTGTTTGACCCCAGTAAATCTCAAGCGAAGGTGACGAAAGAGATCGTTAAATCCATGTCAATGGCTGCTCCTGGTCCTCATGTGTTCCTGGTTGTGATCCAGTTGAGAAGGttcacaaaagaagaagaagaaacagtgaaaatcatTCAGATGGTCTTTGGAGAAGAGGCAGCACGTTACACCATGGTCTTATTCACCCATGGAGATGAGCTGAATGTAGAGGGAGTCTCTATAGAAAAAGTAATTGGTAAAAATAAAGCTCTCCATGACTTCCTCAGACAGTGTCATGGAGGATACCATGTTttcaacaacagagacaaagatcCATCTCAAGTCCGTGAGCTGCTGGACAAGATCAACGAAATGGTTCagaaaaatggaggaagctACTACACCAATGAAACGCTCCAAGAGGCTGAGAGAGccataaaagaagaaatggaacGTCTTCAGGAAGAAAATCCCGGTCTGGAGCCTGGAGAGGCAAGAAGAAGGGCAGAGAAAGATAACGGGTTCATATTGGCCGTTCTACAAGGTGCTTGTGCTGGTGTTAAATTCGGAGCTAGTGTTGGAGGAGCTCTTGCAGCTGAAATTGGAGCAGCAGTTGGACTTGTGGGGGGTCCAGTGGGAGCTCTAGTAGGAGCTGCAGTAGGAGCTGCAGTAGGAGCTGGAGTGGGAGCTGCAGTTGTAGCTATAAATGCAGCAGTGAAAAAGGCAC CTTCATGcaggaagagaagagacagTAAGGATCACCCCCCAG tcttcAGACTGGTTCTTGTTGGGAAGACTGGGGCAGGGAAGAGTTCCAGTGGAAACACCATACTGGGAAGAGACGCCTTCAATGCAGCAGTCAGCCAAACGTCAG TCACCAGACAGTGCCGTAAGAAGAAGGGGAAGGTGTTCAACAGAGAGGTGACCATCGTCGACACCCCCGGCCTCTTCGACACCTCGTTACCTGCGAGCACAGTGAAGAGGGAGATCGCCAAATGCATCAACATGTCAGCCCCGGGGCCCCACGCCATCCTGCTGGTCATCAAGGTGGGGCCCTTCACTAATGAGGAACAGGACGCTGtgaagcaggtggaggaggtgttTGGGAAGGATGCATGGAAGTACACCATCATCCTCTTCACCCAGGACGACCAAACGGCTGCAGAGGTGGAGAGACAGCTGAAGGAGTCTGGACCCGAGCTGCAGGAGATCCTGAGGAGAGTCAACCACCGATACCACAtcctcaacaacaacaagaccAACGAGCGTGGTCAGGTCCTGGATCTGCTGGACAAGGTGGAGAAGATGGTTGCTGCCAATGGAGGAGAGTTTTACTCCAACTACACCTACCAGCAGGTGGTGACGATGCTGgaccagagagaggaggagctcaGAGAGCTCTACCAGAAGAAACTGGAGCAGGAAGTAAAAGCTGTGGAGTCAAAGTACGAGGAGAAGCTGAAGGAGGCTCGAGAGGAACGACAGCAGGTGGAGGAACGACTGAAGtctgagctggaggaggtgaagaggtaCTACCACGCTTTAGAGAGCGGAGTCCGTCATGTGGTGGAGCAGACTGTGGAAACTGACTCCTTAGAAAAAATAGTCAAGTTCCATCAGACTCTGAGACTGAACTGA
- the LOC130182479 gene encoding GTPase IMAP family member 8-like codes for MDPDPDPGLTIVILGNTGVGKSATGNTILGQTAFESKRSFRSVTTKISEATETLFGKQISVIDTPGILGSEQLIRTLCQDHLKSSRPCLFLVVVKIDRFTEEQEKAVEAAISVLGEQGLDKSYLLFTHGDTLDKTVEDFIYEEDECPLPKLVERFKDKYLAFNNKHGGQEQVRELLGKSDVLPRASVPLENRRIVLFGLSGCGKSSSGNTILGSERFKSDCDFEAVSSECVSESAIAEGRQVTVLDTPGFTDEGVSPEMLGLNIIKTVKEASPGIHAFVIVVKIGRVFEAEASLLKQLPTLFGRDANKYTMVLFTHGDELRSQCVDEKIRSSRRMSELVSMCCGRYCVFDNTDRRNRLQVQKFLDQVDEMVSFNGGEPCPIDELNTAIGNVSVRPRSGQISQFERRSEETPGQTVREAQGIWAWIMWLVDLIRSLFNREQANTTYSLLTQPLLA; via the exons AtggatccagatccagatccaggtcTGACCATCgtcattttgggaaacactggTGTCGGTAAAAGTGCTACAGGAAACACCATTTTAGGACAAACAGCGTTTGAGTCCAAACGATCCTTCAGATCAGTGACGACAAAAATCTCTGAGGCAACAGAAACTTTGTTTGGGAAACAGATCTCAGTGATCGACACTCCGGGAATATTAGGATCAGAGCAGCTGATCAGAACCTTGTGTCAGGACCACCTGAAGTCATCCAGACCCTGTCTGTTCCTGGTGGTGGTTAAAATAGATCGATTCACTGAGGAACAAGAGAAGGCCGTGGAGGCAGCCATCAGCGTTCTTGGGGAACAGGGATTGGACAAGAGTTACCTGCTCTTCACACATGGAGATACCTTAGACAAGACAGTGGAAGACTTCATCTATGAAGAGGATGAATGTCCACTTCCAAAGCTTGTTGAAAGGTTCAAAGACAAGTATCTTGcattcaacaacaaacatggaggacagGAACAAGTCAGAGAGCTGCTGGGGAAGTCAG aTGTTCTTCCCAGGGCGTCTGTCCCTCTGGAGAACAGGAGGATCGTGCTGTTTGGTCTGTCAGGATGTGGGAAGAGTTCATCAGGAAACACCATCCTGGGGTCAGAACGTTTTAAATCAGACTGTGACTTTGAAGCCGTCAGTTCTGAGTGTGTCTCTGAATCAGCCATAGCAGAGGGTCGCCAGGTCACAGTACTGGACACTCCAGGATTTACTGATGAAGGTGTATCTCCTGAAATGCTGGGCCTTAACATCATAAAGACAGTAAAAGAGGCCAGTCCAGGAATACACGCCTTTGTTATTGTGGTTAAGATCGGCAGGGTCTTCGAAGCAGAGGCTTCTCTGCTGAAACAACTCCCAACTCTCTTTGGAAGAGATGCAAATAAGTACACGATGGTCCTTTTTACTCATGGGGATGAGCTCAGAAGTCAGTGCGTCGATGAGAAGATCCGGTCCAGCAGGCGTATGTCTGAGCTGGTCTCCATGTGTTGTGGGAGATACTGTGTGTTtgacaacacagacagaagaaacaggCTGCAGGTTCAAAAGTTCCTGGACCAAGTAGATGAAATGGTCTCATTCAATGGTGGAGAACCCTGCCCCATTGACGAGCTCAACACAGCTATTGGAAATGTGAGTGTCCGGCCCAGGTCAGGTCAGATATCTCAGTTTGAAAGACGGTCTGAAGAGACACCAGGACAAACTGTTAGAGAAGCACAAGGGATCTGGGCTTGGATCATGTGGCTTGTGGACTTAATTCGAAGCCTGTTTAACAGGGAGCAAGCCAATACAACTTACAGTTTACTCACTCAGCCACTGTTAGCTTAA
- the LOC130182489 gene encoding GTPase IMAP family member 9-like — MIMKLLINNTTTNRDKTSPNGPSKTNMDTCMLLNSEELQEPEELEEPDFRIVLVGKTGAGKSATGNTILRKKDFQSEMSADTVTSECQKETGEFEGKTLEVVDTPGLFDPSKSQAKVTEEIVKSMSMAAPGPHVFLVVIQLGRFTKEEEETVKIIQNVFGEKAARYTIVLFTRGDDLEADGVSVEKVIGKNKDLRDFISRCHGGYHVFNNRDKDPSQVRELLKKINTMVQRNGGNYYTNETLQEAERAIREETRRLQEEDPGMTTAEARRRAEKRNKFTQRMMAGVLGVLGAAGGAAAGVAVEVAVAAEIGAAVGLVGGPVGAAVGAAVGVAVGAAVIGIAAAVKKARKQ; from the exons ATGATCATGAAACTATTgattaacaacacaacaacaaacagagacaagacTTCACCAAACGGCCCGTCAAAGACAAACATGGATACATGCATGTTATTGA ATTCAGAGGAGTTACAGGAGCCAGAGGAGTTAGAGGAGCCAGACTTCAGGATTGTGCTTGTTGGGAAAACTGGAGCTGGGAAAAGTGCAACAGGAAACACCATCTTAAGGAAGAAGGATTTTCAATCTGAAATGTCTGCTGACACAGTGACATCAGAGTGTCAGAAGGAAACAGGAGAGTTTGAAGGTAAAACACTGGAGGTTGTTGATACTCCAGGTCTGTTTGACCCCAGTAAATCTCAAGCGAAGGTGACGGAAGAGATCGTTAAATCCATGTCAATGGCTGCTCCTGGTCCTCATGTGTTCCTGGTCGTGATCCAGTTGGGCAGAttcacaaaagaagaagaagaaacagtgaaaatcatTCAGAACGTATTTGGAGAGAAGGCAGCACGTTACACCATAGTCTTGTTCACCCGTGGAGACGATCTGGAGGCAGATGGAGTCTCTGTAGAAAAAGTAATTGGTAAAAATAAAGATCTCCGTGATTTCATCAGTCGGTGTCATGGAGGATACCATGTTttcaacaacagagacaaagatcCATCTCAAGTCCGTGAGCTGCTGAAGAAGATCAACACCATGGttcagagaaatggaggaaactACTACACCAATGAAACGCTCCAAGAGGCTGAGAGAGCCATAAGAGAAGAAACGAGACGTCTTCAGGAAGAAGATCCAGGTATGACAACTGCAGAGGCAAGAAGAAGGGCAGAGAAACGTAACAAGTTCACACAGAGAATGATGGCTGGTGTTTTAGGAGTTCTCGGAGCAGCTGgtggagcagctgctggagtAGCTGTTGAAGTAGCTGTTGCAGCAGAAATTGGAGCAGCAGTTGGTCTTGTTGGGGGTCCAGTAGGAGCTGCAGTAGGAGCTGCAGTAGGAGTTGCAGTAGGAGCTGCAGTCATAGGTATcgctgcagcagtgaaaaaggCACGTAAACAGTGA